The Vidua macroura isolate BioBank_ID:100142 chromosome 4, ASM2450914v1, whole genome shotgun sequence genome window below encodes:
- the NDNF gene encoding protein NDNF, producing MLLLRCLLPLLLLLLLPLDSRPQKLPTRDEELFQMQIRDKAFFHDSSVIPDGAEISSYLFRDTPKRYFFVVEEDNTPLAVTVTPCDAPLEWKLSVQELPEEASGEGSGDPEPLEQQKQQITSEEGTDLFSYKGNDVEYFVSSSSPSGLYQLDLLSTEKDTHFKVYATTTPESDQPYPELPYDPRIDVTSLGRTTVTLAWKPSPTASLLRQPIQYCIVINKEHNFKSLCAVEAKLSSDDAFMMAPKPGLDFSPFDFAHFGFPADNNSGKERGFLKSSKFGRQTSPKPRVDLHRVCIGNKNIFTVSDLKPDTQYYFDMFAVNTNTNMSTAYVGTFARTKEEAKQKTVELKDGKVTDVFIKRKGVKFLHFAPVSSHQKVTFSIHSCLDAVQIQVRRDGKLLLSQSVEGVRQFQHRGKAKAKYLIRLKGSKKGASMLKILATTRPNKQSFPSLPEDTRIKAFDKLRTCSSVTVAWLGTQERNKFCIYKREVDDNYNEEQKKREQNQCLGPDTRKKSEKVLCKYFHSQNIQKAVTTETIRGLQPGKSYLLDVYVIGHGGHSVKYQSKLVKTRKFC from the exons ATGCTCCTGCTGCGCTGCCTGCTGccgctcctcctgctgctgctgctgccgctcgACTCCAGGCCCCAGAAATTGCCCACCAGGGATGAGGAGCTCTTCCAGATGCAGATCCGGGACAAGGCGTTCTTCCACGACTCGTCAGTCATCCCTGATGGAGCTGAAATCAGCAGCTACCTCTTCCGAGACACCCCCAAAAG GTACTTCTTCGTGGTTGAAGAGGACAACACTCCCttagcagtgacagtgacaccatGTGATGCCCCTCTGGAGTGGAAATTGAGTGTGCAGGAGCTCCCAGAGGAAGCCAGTGGGGAAGGATCAG GCGATCCAGAGCCCCTTGAGCAACAGAAACAGCAGATTACCAGTGAGGAAGGCACGGATCTCTTCTCCTACAAAGGCAATGACGTGGAGTACTTTGTGTCCTCTAGTTCCCCGTCTGGGCTGTACCAGCTGGATCTGCTGTCGACAGAGAAAGACACCCATTTTAAAGTGTATGCAACCACGACTCCAGAGTCGGACCAGCCTTATCCTGAGTTACCTTACGATCCCAGAATCGATGTTACCTCTCTGGGACGTACAACGGTGACGCTGGCATGGAAACCGAGCCCCACGGCCTCCTTACTGAGACAGCCCATCCAGTACTGCATAGTCATCAACAAAGAGCATAACTTCAAAAGCCTCTGTGCTGTCGAAGCCAAACTCAGCTCTGACGATGCCTTCATGATGGCTCCAAAACCAGGTCTGGATTTCAGTCCCTTTGACTTTGCCCATTTTGGCTTCCCTGCAGACAACAACTCTGGCAAAGAACGTGGTTTCCTAAAATCATCCAAGTTTGGGCGGCAAACGTCCCCAAAGCCAAGAGTTGACCTGCATAGAGTTTGTATTGGGAACAAGAACATCTTCACTGTGTCTGACCTGAAGCCAGACACGCAGTACTACTTTGACATGTTTGCAGTGAACACCAACACCAACATGAGCACCGCCTATGTTGGAACCTTTGCCAGGACCAAGGAGGAGGCGAAGCAGAAAACAGTCGAGCTGAAGGATGGCAAAGTTACAGATGTGTTCATCAAAAGAAAGGGAGTCAAATTTCTACATTTTGCCCCTGTTTCATCTCACCAAAAAGTCACCTTTTCCATTCATTCCTGCCTGGATGCTGTTCAGATCCAAGTTAGGAGAGATGGAAAACTTCTCTTGTCTCAAAGCGTGGAGGGCGTGCGGCAGTTCCAGCACcgggggaaagcaaaagcaaaataccTTATTAGGCTGAAGGGCAGCAAGAAAGGTGCTTCCATGCTGAAGATCCTGGCTACAACCAGGCCTAACAAGCAGtcattcccttcccttcccgaaGACACGCGGATCAAAGCCTTTGACAAGCTCCGCACGTGTTCCTCGGTCACTGTGGCATGGCTGGGCACGCAGGAGAGGAACAAATTCTGCATCTACAAGAGGGAAGTGGATGACAATTACAAcgaagagcagaagaaaagagagcAGAACCAGTGCTTGGGTCCAGACACGAGGAAGAAGTCGGAAAAGGTTCTGTGTAAATACTTCCACAGCCAGAACATCCAGAAAGCAGTGACCACAGAGACAATCAGAGGCCTGCAGCCTGGCAAGTCCTACCTGCTGGATGTTTACGTGATAGGGCATGGTGGGCACTCGGTGAAATACCAGAGCAAACTggtgaaaacaaggaagttCTGTTAG